Proteins from a single region of bacterium:
- a CDS encoding TolC family protein, which translates to MRIKHEHVLAAGFVLLCAVTAGAETAMIETAVIEITWSGIADLVDEHPLLAAGEQGILAARGAVDAAGARPNPTLEAALGRVRERPGEPFGRQWDLSLTLPLDWLSRRSPRLDVARADLDAAAAEHETIRRDVLLELRTQFWNLVHDQRQVVVVEELARETANLASAVGRRVEAGEVRPVEGTQAEIERELVDGELAAARTALASRQAQLALWLGAPPGATIVAVADLEALSEPPDPGAGSGGDISGNIAGQPALRLEAARVRALAAELSAERRERLPAFSLMAYTSRELDQRARGGGIAVDLPLWDWNSGGIARAQAQLAAGLSREEARRRAFAAEIVAAVAACRTSFETASRLAAGVVPRSASAAAVIEKTYLSGETGLLEVIDARRTLLASHRRLLDALAQAQIDHCRLRALIGEELP; encoded by the coding sequence ATGCGGATCAAGCACGAGCATGTCCTCGCGGCGGGCTTCGTCCTGCTGTGCGCGGTCACGGCGGGCGCCGAGACTGCGATGATCGAGACTGCGGTGATCGAGATCACCTGGTCCGGCATCGCCGACCTGGTCGACGAGCACCCCCTGCTCGCGGCGGGGGAGCAGGGGATCCTGGCGGCGCGGGGCGCGGTCGACGCCGCGGGCGCGCGGCCCAACCCGACGCTGGAGGCGGCCCTGGGCCGGGTGCGCGAGCGCCCCGGCGAACCGTTCGGCCGGCAGTGGGACCTCTCGCTGACGTTGCCGCTGGACTGGCTGTCGCGGCGCTCGCCGCGCCTGGACGTAGCGCGGGCGGACCTCGACGCCGCCGCGGCCGAGCACGAGACGATCCGGCGCGACGTCCTGCTGGAGCTGCGCACGCAGTTCTGGAACCTCGTCCACGACCAGCGGCAGGTCGTGGTGGTGGAGGAGCTGGCGCGGGAGACGGCGAACCTGGCGTCGGCCGTGGGCCGCCGCGTGGAGGCGGGCGAGGTGCGGCCCGTCGAGGGGACGCAGGCCGAGATCGAACGGGAGCTGGTCGACGGCGAGCTGGCGGCGGCGCGGACCGCGCTGGCCTCCCGGCAGGCGCAGCTCGCGCTCTGGCTCGGCGCGCCGCCGGGTGCGACGATCGTCGCCGTCGCCGATCTGGAGGCGCTGTCCGAACCGCCGGATCCCGGCGCCGGGAGCGGCGGGGACATCTCTGGAAATATTGCCGGGCAGCCCGCGCTGCGGCTCGAGGCGGCCCGCGTGCGCGCCCTCGCCGCCGAACTCTCGGCCGAGCGGCGCGAGCGCCTGCCGGCGTTCTCGCTGATGGCCTACACCTCCCGCGAGCTGGACCAGCGCGCCCGAGGCGGCGGGATCGCCGTCGACCTGCCCCTGTGGGATTGGAACTCCGGCGGCATCGCGCGGGCGCAGGCGCAGCTCGCCGCCGGCCTCAGCCGGGAAGAGGCCCGGCGCCGCGCCTTCGCGGCGGAGATCGTCGCGGCCGTCGCCGCCTGCCGCACCTCGTTCGAGACCGCCTCGCGCCTCGCCGCGGGCGTCGTCCCGCGTTCCGCATCCGCCGCCGCCGTCATCGAGAAGACCTACCTGTCGGGCGAGACCGGCCTCTTGGAGGTGATCGACGCGCGGCGCACGCTGCTCGCGTCGCACCGCCGGCTGCTGGACGCGCTCGCCCAAGCCCAGATCGACCACTGCCGCCTGCGGGCGCTGATCGGGGAGGAGCTCCCGTGA
- a CDS encoding efflux RND transporter periplasmic adaptor subunit — translation MNIRHLSMIAALGILPAFAVVSCDRSSPPPDVEALAAETPDHEHEDAAEVSDLDRPVEELFAADCEHLVKMFACDECRYEVGVARVPASLVEGGLVATVRAEPRAVDVAVPLTGEVRYDERRVGHVGTLVEGVVTTVHHELGDRERRGQPLASLECAAVGEAQAEHLAAQGMLDLARRNLERVAGLRREAIASEKEFLLAQQEADAARIRADGARGQLTRFGMSEAAVRDLADGKGLGRLVLRSPLDGAVLAMHAVPGEVAGTGSPLFTVGDHAVVWVWADLYERDLATVAGAQASLKLAATVAVKAYPGASFAGTVDLVGLSMDESSRTVKVRVEVPNPDGRLLAGMFADVALHLPGTEAVLAVPPAAVLEDEGREFVFVHHHDDYYVRRPVRTGRAAAGWVEVLSGLDPGRTVVAEGAFLLKSDVLRAKMGAGCAD, via the coding sequence GTGAACATCCGCCACCTGTCGATGATCGCCGCCCTCGGGATCCTGCCGGCCTTCGCGGTCGTGTCCTGCGATCGGTCCTCGCCGCCGCCCGACGTCGAAGCGCTCGCGGCGGAGACGCCGGACCACGAGCACGAGGACGCGGCGGAGGTTTCCGACCTGGACCGCCCGGTCGAGGAGCTGTTCGCCGCCGACTGCGAGCACCTGGTCAAGATGTTCGCCTGCGACGAGTGCCGCTACGAGGTCGGCGTCGCGCGCGTGCCGGCGAGCCTGGTCGAGGGCGGGCTCGTCGCGACCGTCCGCGCCGAACCGCGCGCCGTGGACGTCGCGGTGCCGCTGACCGGCGAGGTCCGCTACGACGAGCGGCGCGTGGGCCACGTCGGCACGCTCGTGGAGGGGGTCGTCACGACGGTCCACCACGAGCTGGGCGACCGGGAGCGGCGCGGGCAGCCGCTCGCGTCGCTCGAGTGCGCGGCGGTCGGGGAGGCGCAGGCCGAACACCTCGCGGCGCAGGGGATGCTGGACCTGGCCCGACGCAACCTGGAGCGGGTCGCCGGCCTGCGCCGGGAGGCCATCGCTTCCGAGAAGGAGTTCCTGCTGGCGCAGCAGGAAGCGGACGCCGCGCGGATCCGCGCCGACGGGGCCCGCGGCCAGCTCACGCGCTTCGGCATGTCGGAGGCGGCGGTGCGCGACCTCGCCGACGGCAAGGGGCTCGGCAGGCTCGTCCTGCGCTCCCCCCTGGACGGCGCCGTGCTGGCCATGCACGCCGTGCCCGGCGAGGTGGCCGGGACCGGGTCGCCCCTGTTCACGGTCGGCGACCACGCCGTCGTCTGGGTGTGGGCGGACCTCTACGAACGCGACCTCGCGACCGTCGCCGGCGCGCAGGCGTCGCTGAAGCTGGCGGCGACGGTCGCGGTCAAGGCCTACCCGGGCGCGTCGTTCGCCGGGACCGTGGATCTCGTCGGCCTGTCCATGGACGAGTCCTCGCGCACGGTGAAGGTGCGCGTGGAGGTGCCGAACCCGGACGGGCGCCTGCTGGCCGGCATGTTCGCCGACGTGGCGCTGCACCTGCCCGGGACCGAAGCGGTCCTGGCCGTGCCGCCGGCGGCCGTCCTGGAGGACGAGGGCCGCGAGTTCGTGTTCGTCCACCACCACGACGACTACTACGTGCGCCGGCCGGTGAGGACCGGCCGCGCCGCCGCGGGCTGGGTCGAGGTCCTGTCCGGGCTCGACCCGGGGCGGACCGTGGTGGCCGAGGGCGCCTTTCTTCTGAAGTCCGACGTGCTGCGCGCCAAGATGGGCGCCGGCTGCGCCGACTGA
- a CDS encoding CusA/CzcA family heavy metal efflux RND transporter codes for MRTVTLLLNNRLLVLLATAVLVAAGVVAWLHLPIDAFPDVTNTQVVVISQAPGFAAVDVEARVSYPIEQVMRGLPRVQQVRSLSRAGLSQVVIVFEDGADTYWTRQVVFERLDAAREQLPPGVEPELGPISTGLGEIYQYTLEGDDETAMELRTIQDWLVAPWLKPIPGVNEVNSFGGEVKQYQVLVSPEKLLKYGLTVNDVVEAVEQGNANSGGGVVVRGWEQMYLRGVGLLRDIPDLESVVLEAEDGAPVCLRDVAEVVIGAEPRQGAVSRDGRGEVVAGMIIMLKGENAKDVVGRVQDAVAELQGALPEGVRLDVFYDRTSLIEACIHTVVNALLEGGIFVILVLFLFVAELRSALIVVASLPLTFLVTFILMGSAGITSNLMSLGGLAFSVGMVVDASIVVVENSRRHLAHLTDPASRRRAVAEAVVEVAKPVAFSVLIIAVILVPLFTLQGIEGKMFAPLAATMLIALLVSLVVAFTIIPVLGERFLNQGPEREFGFIRRFHRGYVRLLGRAVRRPALTLGISGAVLVASLALVPLVGTEFMPPLDEGALAVNVVRLPNASLDGSVRVAGFMEERLRKFPEVETVVSKTGRAEISEDPMGPEQTDVFIMLKPRKEWDTGRDRAGLVDAIQKDLSEIPGLRFSFSQPIALRVNELISGVKSDLAVKVFGPDLEVLKSFADRAAAVLQGVEGARDVKVEQVSGMSQIDVVIDRQAVARHGIRIADVNAAIETAVAGRSATTLIEGQRRIAVVVRFPEAARNSIPVLERLLIAAPGGERVPLAQIADFAVVEAPAQVSRENGMRRVVAEVNIRGRDLGGFVSEARARLAPLVAELPVGYHVEYGGQFENQQRAMRQLAVVVPVALLLIMVLLYLALGSFRNSLLVLLNLPFALVGGVIAVVVFGMPVSVSAAVAFIVLLGIAVQNGVVLVAFFRQLQERGETVADAVIDGCDLRFRPLLMTALASFIGHLPMLYATGSGADIQKPLAVVVMGGLVTSTLLTLIVLPTLYALVETRRTGR; via the coding sequence ATGCGAACCGTGACCCTGTTGCTGAACAACCGCCTGCTGGTGCTGCTGGCGACGGCGGTGCTGGTCGCCGCCGGCGTCGTCGCCTGGCTGCACCTGCCCATCGACGCCTTCCCGGACGTGACCAACACCCAGGTGGTGGTCATCTCCCAGGCCCCGGGCTTCGCCGCGGTCGACGTGGAGGCGCGGGTCAGCTACCCCATCGAGCAGGTCATGCGCGGCCTGCCGCGCGTGCAGCAGGTGCGCTCGCTGTCGCGGGCCGGCCTGTCGCAGGTGGTGATCGTGTTCGAGGACGGGGCCGACACCTACTGGACGCGGCAGGTGGTGTTCGAGCGCCTGGACGCGGCCCGCGAGCAGCTCCCGCCGGGCGTCGAGCCGGAGCTGGGCCCCATCTCGACCGGCCTGGGCGAGATCTACCAGTACACGCTCGAGGGCGACGACGAGACCGCGATGGAGCTGCGCACGATCCAGGACTGGCTCGTCGCGCCCTGGCTGAAGCCCATCCCCGGCGTCAACGAGGTCAACAGCTTCGGCGGCGAGGTGAAGCAGTACCAGGTCCTGGTCTCGCCGGAGAAGCTGCTGAAGTACGGCCTGACCGTGAACGACGTCGTCGAGGCCGTCGAGCAGGGCAACGCCAACTCCGGCGGCGGCGTGGTCGTGCGCGGCTGGGAGCAGATGTACCTGCGCGGCGTGGGGCTGCTGCGCGACATCCCGGACCTCGAGAGCGTCGTGCTGGAGGCCGAGGACGGGGCGCCCGTCTGCCTGCGGGACGTCGCGGAGGTGGTCATCGGCGCCGAGCCCCGGCAGGGCGCGGTCTCCCGCGACGGCCGGGGCGAAGTGGTGGCCGGCATGATCATCATGCTCAAGGGCGAGAACGCCAAGGACGTGGTGGGCCGGGTCCAGGACGCGGTCGCCGAGCTCCAGGGGGCGCTGCCCGAGGGGGTCCGCCTCGACGTCTTCTACGACCGCACCTCGCTGATCGAGGCCTGCATCCACACCGTGGTCAACGCGCTGCTCGAGGGCGGCATCTTCGTCATCCTGGTGCTGTTCCTGTTCGTCGCCGAACTGCGCTCCGCGCTGATCGTCGTGGCCTCGCTGCCGCTCACCTTCCTGGTGACCTTCATCCTCATGGGCTCCGCGGGGATCACCTCCAACCTCATGAGCCTCGGCGGCCTGGCCTTCTCCGTCGGCATGGTCGTGGACGCTTCGATCGTGGTGGTGGAGAACTCCCGCCGCCACCTGGCGCACCTGACCGATCCCGCCTCGAGGAGGCGGGCGGTCGCCGAAGCCGTGGTCGAGGTGGCGAAGCCCGTCGCCTTCTCGGTGCTGATCATCGCGGTCATCCTGGTGCCGCTGTTCACGCTGCAGGGGATCGAGGGCAAGATGTTCGCGCCGCTGGCCGCGACGATGCTCATCGCCCTCTTGGTCTCGCTCGTGGTGGCGTTCACGATCATCCCCGTCCTGGGGGAGCGGTTCCTGAACCAGGGCCCCGAGCGGGAGTTCGGCTTCATCCGCCGCTTCCACCGCGGCTACGTGCGCCTGCTCGGTCGCGCCGTGCGGCGGCCCGCGCTGACGCTCGGGATCTCCGGTGCCGTGCTCGTCGCCTCGCTGGCGCTCGTCCCGCTGGTGGGCACCGAGTTCATGCCGCCGCTGGACGAGGGGGCGCTCGCCGTGAACGTGGTGCGGCTGCCCAACGCCTCGCTGGACGGGTCGGTGCGCGTCGCCGGCTTCATGGAGGAGCGCCTGCGGAAGTTCCCCGAGGTCGAGACGGTGGTCAGCAAGACGGGCCGCGCCGAGATCTCGGAGGACCCGATGGGCCCGGAGCAGACCGACGTCTTCATCATGCTGAAGCCGCGCAAGGAGTGGGACACCGGGCGCGACCGGGCCGGGCTCGTGGACGCCATCCAGAAGGACCTCTCCGAGATCCCGGGGCTGCGCTTCTCCTTCTCGCAGCCGATCGCGCTGCGGGTGAACGAGCTGATCTCCGGCGTGAAGAGCGACCTCGCGGTCAAGGTCTTCGGTCCCGACCTCGAGGTGCTGAAGTCGTTCGCGGACCGCGCGGCCGCCGTGCTGCAGGGGGTCGAGGGCGCCCGGGACGTGAAGGTGGAGCAGGTGTCCGGCATGTCGCAGATCGACGTGGTGATCGACCGCCAAGCCGTGGCGCGGCACGGCATCCGGATCGCCGACGTCAACGCTGCCATCGAGACGGCGGTCGCCGGCAGGTCGGCCACGACCCTGATCGAGGGGCAGCGGCGCATCGCCGTGGTCGTGCGCTTCCCGGAGGCGGCCCGCAACAGCATCCCCGTGCTCGAGCGGCTGCTGATCGCGGCCCCGGGCGGGGAGCGGGTGCCGCTGGCGCAGATCGCCGACTTCGCGGTCGTCGAGGCGCCGGCGCAGGTGAGCCGCGAGAACGGCATGCGCCGCGTGGTGGCCGAAGTCAACATCCGCGGCCGCGACCTCGGCGGCTTCGTGTCCGAGGCCCGGGCGCGCCTCGCGCCGCTGGTGGCGGAGCTTCCGGTCGGCTACCACGTCGAGTACGGCGGGCAGTTCGAGAACCAGCAGCGGGCCATGCGCCAGCTCGCGGTCGTCGTGCCGGTGGCGCTGCTGCTCATCATGGTCCTGCTCTACCTGGCGCTGGGTTCGTTCCGGAACTCCCTGCTGGTGCTGCTCAACCTGCCCTTCGCGCTCGTCGGCGGCGTGATCGCCGTCGTGGTCTTCGGGATGCCCGTGTCGGTGTCCGCGGCGGTCGCCTTCATCGTCCTGCTCGGCATCGCCGTGCAGAACGGGGTGGTGCTGGTGGCGTTCTTCCGGCAGCTGCAGGAGCGGGGCGAGACGGTGGCCGACGCGGTGATCGACGGCTGCGACCTGCGGTTCCGGCCGCTGCTGATGACCGCCCTCGCGAGCTTCATCGGGCACCTGCCCATGCTCTACGCGACGGGCTCGGGCGCCGACATCCAGAAGCCGCTGGCGGTGGTGGTGATGGGCGGGCTGGTGACCTCGACGCTGCTGACGCTGATCGTGCTGCCGACGCTCTACGCGCTGGTGGAGACCCGCCGCACCGGCAGATGA
- a CDS encoding ferritin → MLKERIQKALNEQIQAEFYSGYLYLAMSAWSQARNYEGFAHWMRMQAQEELQHAMKFFDYVHATGGHALLRAIPQPDTEWADPTAMFEAALAHERHMTENINNLAGLAMKENDFATNITLQWFISEQVEEEAAVEAILGKLAMMGGNGPGLFMLDRELAARPAPTPPAAA, encoded by the coding sequence GTGTTGAAGGAGAGGATCCAGAAGGCCCTGAACGAGCAGATCCAGGCCGAATTCTATTCCGGCTACCTGTACCTGGCCATGTCCGCCTGGTCGCAGGCCCGCAATTACGAGGGGTTCGCGCACTGGATGCGCATGCAGGCGCAGGAAGAGCTGCAGCACGCCATGAAGTTCTTCGACTACGTCCACGCCACCGGCGGCCACGCCCTGCTGCGGGCCATCCCCCAGCCCGACACGGAGTGGGCCGACCCCACGGCGATGTTCGAGGCCGCGCTGGCCCACGAGCGCCACATGACCGAGAACATCAACAACCTCGCGGGTCTGGCCATGAAGGAGAACGACTTCGCCACCAACATCACGCTGCAGTGGTTCATCAGCGAGCAGGTCGAGGAGGAGGCCGCCGTCGAGGCCATCCTGGGCAAGCTGGCGATGATGGGCGGCAACGGGCCGGGCCTGTTCATGCTCGACCGCGAGCTGGCCGCCCGCCCGGCGCCCACGCCCCCCGCCGCGGCCTAG